Proteins encoded within one genomic window of Pithys albifrons albifrons isolate INPA30051 chromosome 9, PitAlb_v1, whole genome shotgun sequence:
- the REEP3 gene encoding receptor expression-enhancing protein 3 isoform X2, producing MMYWIVFALYTVTETITDLTVSWFPLYYELKIAFVIWLLSPYTRGASLIYRKFLHPLLSSKEREIDEYIVQAKERGYETMVNFGRQGLNLAATAAVTAAVKSQGAITEKLRSFSMHDLTTIQGDEPVGQRPYQTLPEAKKKTRASTSESSGYKTPLEKNAGEDKTDEEMEGTHSEDEMFAQRGLRRTQSMKSVKSKGRKEIRYGSLKYRVKKRPVVYF from the exons ATGATGTATTGGATTGTGTTTGCTCTTTACACAGTCACTGAAACAATAACTGACCTAACAGTCTCTTG GTTTCCACTGTACTATGAGCTGAAGATTGCTTTTGTTATCTGGCTCCTTTCCCCATATACTAGAGGGGCAAGCTTAATCTACAGAAAATTTCTCCACCCACTGCTTTCTTCTAAAGAAAGG GAGATTGATGAGTACATTGTCCAAGCCAAAGAAAGAGGCTATGAGACCATGGTGAACTTTGGAAGGCAAGGGTTGAATCTGGCAGCAactgctgcagtgacagcagctgtAAAG aGCCAAGGTGCAATAACTGAGAAGCTGAGGAGTTTCAGTATGCATGACCTGACTACTATACAAGGAGATGAGCCTGTGGGACAGAGACCCTATCAGACATTAccagaagcaaaaaagaaaaccagagcCTCTACAAGTGAATCTTCag gTTACAAAactccactggaaaaaaatgctggAGAGGATAAAACAGATGAAGAGATGGAGGGGACACATTCCGAGGATGAAATGTTTGCTCAGAGAGGCCTTCGAAGAACACAGAGCATGAAATCTGTGAAAAGTAAAGGCCGTAAAGAG ATACGATATGGATCACTGAAATACAGAGTGAAGAAGAGACCTGTTGTCTACTTCTGA